The Pseudomonas azotoformans genome has a segment encoding these proteins:
- a CDS encoding response regulator transcription factor, whose product MNKVLIVDDHPVIRLAVRMLMERHGYEVVAETDNGVDALQLAREHMPDIVILDIGIPKLDGLEVICRLSSTKQPAPFKVLVLTSQAPGHFSMRCMQAGAAGYVCKQQDLTELLSAIKAVLSGYSYFPNQALNSVRSTMGNASEADMVERLSGREMMVLQQLARGRTNKEIADGMFLSNKTVSTYKTRLLLKLNARSLVDLIELAPAQRLGIEEGKAQRIARVTGRKKPP is encoded by the coding sequence ATGAATAAAGTGCTGATCGTGGATGATCATCCCGTCATTCGTCTTGCTGTGCGTATGCTAATGGAACGTCATGGTTATGAGGTCGTTGCCGAGACTGATAACGGTGTCGATGCGTTGCAACTTGCACGGGAGCATATGCCGGACATTGTGATACTGGATATCGGGATTCCCAAACTTGATGGCCTGGAAGTTATTTGCCGGCTGTCTTCTACCAAGCAACCTGCGCCCTTCAAGGTGCTGGTGCTGACGTCCCAGGCCCCGGGTCATTTTTCCATGCGTTGCATGCAAGCGGGGGCTGCCGGCTACGTGTGCAAGCAACAGGACCTCACCGAGTTGCTCAGTGCTATCAAGGCGGTCTTGTCCGGCTACAGCTACTTCCCCAACCAGGCGCTCAACTCGGTACGCTCCACCATGGGCAATGCCAGTGAAGCCGATATGGTCGAGCGCCTGTCCGGGCGGGAAATGATGGTATTGCAGCAGTTGGCGCGGGGCAGGACCAACAAGGAGATTGCCGACGGCATGTTTCTCAGCAACAAGACCGTCAGCACCTACAAGACGCGTTTGCTGCTCAAGCTCAATGCGCGTTCGCTGGTGGACCTGATCGAACTGGCCCCAGCGCAACGGCTTGGTATAGAGGAGGGTAAAGCACAGCGTATTGCCCGGGTCACCGGCAGAAAAAAGCCTCCCTGA
- the pyrC gene encoding dihydroorotase, with protein MSDRLTLLRPDDWHIHLRDGAALPHTVADVARTFGRAIIMPNLVPPVRNAEQADAYRQRILAARPAGSRFEPLMVLYLTDRTQPAEIREAKASGFVHAAKLYPAGATTNSDSGVTSIDKILPAIEAMAEVGMPLLIHGEVTRGDVDVFDREKIFIDEHMRRVVELFPTLKVVFEHITTADAVQFVSEASANVGATITAHHLLYNRNHMLVGGIRPHFYCLPILKRNTHQVALLDAATSGNPKFFLGTDSAPHAQHAKEAACGCAGCYTAYAAIELYAEAFEQRNALDKLEGFASLNGPRFYGLPANTDRITLVREDWTAPASLPFGELTVIPLRAGETLRWRLLEESK; from the coding sequence ATGTCCGACCGCCTGACCCTGCTGCGTCCCGACGACTGGCATATTCATCTTCGCGATGGTGCTGCGTTACCCCACACCGTGGCCGATGTCGCGCGCACGTTTGGCCGCGCCATCATCATGCCTAACCTGGTACCTCCGGTGCGTAATGCCGAGCAAGCCGATGCCTATCGCCAGCGTATCCTCGCTGCACGACCGGCCGGCAGCCGCTTCGAACCGTTGATGGTGCTCTACCTCACCGACCGCACCCAGCCCGCAGAGATTCGTGAGGCCAAGGCCAGCGGTTTCGTGCACGCTGCCAAGCTGTACCCGGCCGGCGCGACCACCAACTCCGACTCCGGCGTGACCAGTATCGACAAGATCCTGCCGGCCATCGAAGCCATGGCCGAAGTCGGCATGCCACTGCTGATCCACGGCGAAGTCACCCGTGGTGACGTGGACGTGTTCGACCGCGAGAAGATCTTCATCGACGAGCATATGCGCCGTGTGGTCGAGCTGTTCCCGACCCTCAAGGTGGTGTTCGAGCACATCACCACCGCCGATGCCGTGCAGTTCGTCAGCGAGGCCTCGGCCAACGTTGGCGCGACGATCACCGCGCATCACTTGCTGTACAACCGCAACCACATGCTGGTGGGCGGGATTCGGCCGCACTTCTATTGCCTGCCGATCCTCAAGCGCAACACCCACCAGGTGGCCTTGCTGGATGCGGCGACCAGCGGTAATCCGAAGTTCTTCCTCGGCACCGACTCGGCGCCTCACGCCCAGCATGCCAAAGAAGCGGCGTGCGGCTGTGCCGGTTGCTACACCGCCTATGCAGCGATCGAGTTGTATGCCGAAGCGTTCGAACAACGTAACGCCCTGGACAAGCTCGAAGGTTTCGCCAGCCTCAACGGCCCGCGTTTCTACGGCCTGCCGGCGAATACCGACCGCATCACCCTGGTCCGTGAAGACTGGACCGCCCCTGCCAGCCTGCCGTTTGGCGAGCTGACTGTTATCCCGCTGCGCGCCGGTGAAACACTGCGCTGGCGCCTGCTGGAGGAAAGCAAGTGA
- the nth gene encoding endonuclease III: protein MNAAKRLEIFRRLHEDNPEPKTELAYTTPFELLIAVILSAQSTDVGVNKATAKLYPVANTPEAIYGLGVEGLSEYIKTIGLYNSKAKNVIETCRLLVELHGSEVPQTREALEALPGVGRKTANVVLNTAFRQLTMAVDTHIFRVSNRTGIARGKNVVEVEKQLMKFVPKPYLLDSHHWLILHGRYVCQARKPRCGSCRIEDLCEYKDKTSDD from the coding sequence ATGAACGCCGCAAAACGCCTGGAAATTTTCCGCAGGCTCCACGAAGACAATCCAGAACCCAAGACCGAACTGGCCTACACCACGCCGTTCGAGTTGCTGATTGCGGTGATCCTGTCGGCCCAATCCACGGACGTCGGCGTGAACAAGGCCACGGCCAAGCTGTACCCTGTGGCGAATACGCCAGAGGCGATCTATGGCCTGGGTGTGGAGGGGTTGTCGGAATACATCAAGACCATCGGCCTGTACAACAGCAAGGCCAAGAACGTCATCGAAACCTGCCGCCTGCTGGTGGAACTGCACGGCAGTGAAGTGCCGCAGACCCGCGAAGCCCTGGAGGCCTTGCCAGGCGTTGGCCGCAAAACCGCCAACGTGGTACTCAACACCGCGTTCCGGCAACTGACCATGGCCGTGGACACCCACATCTTCCGGGTCAGCAACCGAACCGGCATCGCCCGTGGAAAAAACGTGGTGGAGGTGGAAAAGCAACTGATGAAGTTCGTACCCAAGCCGTATTTGCTGGATTCGCACCATTGGCTCATCCTTCATGGCCGCTACGTTTGCCAGGCCCGCAAGCCGCGCTGCGGCAGCTGTCGCATCGAAGACCTGTGCGAATACAAGGACAAGACGTCCGACGATTAA
- the rsxB gene encoding electron transport complex subunit RsxB — MNLIQRIDALLPQTQCGKCGHPGCKPYAEGIAQGEAINKCPPGGNETIAGLAQLLRVPVLELDTSRGDAPAQIAYIREAECIGCTKCIQACPVDAIVGAAKLMHTVIVDECTGCDLCVAPCPVDCIEMRPTATVLPIVGGLATNDQQRHERHLKRDRARRRYEQRNARLQREEAQKVAERQARAKRSVPVLPVQADAAQDGAIKKAKITVAMSRAQLHKSLKAFGHPPTFEQQSQLIVLQQQFEAAEQALTTLELGTAPKTMAATGNTADLKRAKIQLAMRRAALKKAQDLNASPQQLAEAQHDLDEAQRQVDAHGNA; from the coding sequence ATGAACCTCATTCAACGTATCGACGCGCTGCTGCCGCAGACCCAATGCGGCAAATGCGGGCACCCTGGTTGCAAGCCTTACGCCGAGGGTATTGCTCAAGGCGAAGCGATCAACAAGTGCCCGCCTGGCGGCAACGAAACCATTGCCGGCCTTGCGCAACTACTGCGCGTGCCGGTGTTGGAACTGGATACCAGCCGAGGGGATGCCCCGGCCCAGATCGCCTATATACGTGAAGCCGAGTGCATCGGTTGCACCAAGTGCATCCAGGCCTGCCCGGTAGACGCCATTGTTGGCGCCGCCAAGCTGATGCACACGGTCATCGTCGATGAGTGCACCGGTTGCGACCTCTGCGTCGCGCCCTGCCCCGTTGACTGCATTGAAATGCGCCCGACAGCCACGGTCTTGCCAATCGTCGGTGGCCTGGCGACAAATGATCAGCAACGCCATGAACGCCACCTCAAGCGCGACCGGGCAAGGCGGCGGTATGAGCAACGCAACGCGCGGCTGCAACGAGAGGAAGCGCAAAAAGTCGCCGAACGCCAGGCGCGGGCCAAACGCTCAGTGCCGGTTTTACCCGTGCAAGCCGATGCAGCACAGGATGGCGCGATCAAGAAAGCCAAAATCACAGTCGCCATGAGCCGCGCCCAACTGCATAAGTCCTTGAAGGCCTTCGGTCACCCGCCAACCTTTGAACAACAATCGCAGTTGATCGTCTTGCAGCAGCAGTTCGAAGCGGCAGAACAAGCGCTGACGACGCTAGAGCTGGGCACCGCGCCGAAGACAATGGCAGCAACCGGTAATACTGCCGACCTGAAACGCGCGAAAATCCAGCTAGCGATGCGCCGCGCAGCGTTGAAGAAAGCCCAGGACTTGAACGCCAGCCCGCAGCAACTGGCCGAAGCGCAGCATGACCTCGACGAGGCGCAACGCCAAGTGGATGCCCACGGCAACGCCTGA
- a CDS encoding argininosuccinate synthase has product MADVNKVVLAYSGGLDTSVILKWLQDTYNCEVVTFTADLGQGEEVEPARAKAQAMGVKEIYIDDLREEFVRDFVFPMFRANTVYEGEYLLGTSIARPLIAKRLIEIANETGADAISHGATGKGNDQVRFELGAYALKPGVKVIAPWREWDLLSREKLMDYAEKHAIPIERHGKKKSPYSMDANLLHISYEGGVLEDTWTEHEEDMWKWTVSPENAPDKPQYLELTYRNGDIVALDGVEMTPATVLATLNRIGGEHGIGRLDIVENRYVGMKSRGCYETPGGTIMLRAHRAIESITLDREVAHLKDELMPKYASLIYTGYWWSPERLMLQQMIDASQVHVNGVVRLKLYKGNVIVTGRKSDESLFDANIATFEEDGGAYNQADAAGFIKLNALRMRIAANKGRSLF; this is encoded by the coding sequence ATGGCCGACGTAAACAAGGTCGTTCTCGCGTATTCCGGCGGCCTGGACACTTCGGTGATCCTCAAGTGGCTGCAGGATACTTATAACTGTGAAGTGGTGACCTTCACCGCTGACCTGGGTCAGGGCGAAGAGGTCGAACCTGCACGTGCCAAGGCGCAAGCCATGGGCGTGAAAGAGATCTACATTGACGACCTGCGCGAAGAGTTCGTCCGCGATTTCGTTTTCCCGATGTTTCGCGCCAACACCGTCTACGAAGGCGAGTACCTGCTGGGTACCTCCATCGCACGTCCGCTGATCGCCAAGCGCCTGATCGAAATCGCCAACGAAACCGGCGCCGACGCCATTTCCCATGGCGCCACCGGCAAAGGCAACGACCAAGTGCGTTTCGAGCTGGGCGCCTACGCCCTCAAGCCAGGCGTGAAAGTGATTGCCCCTTGGCGTGAATGGGACTTGCTGTCCCGTGAAAAGCTGATGGATTACGCTGAAAAGCACGCAATCCCGATTGAGCGCCACGGCAAGAAAAAGTCCCCGTACTCGATGGACGCCAACTTGCTGCACATCTCCTATGAAGGCGGCGTGCTGGAAGACACCTGGACCGAGCACGAAGAAGACATGTGGAAGTGGACCGTCTCCCCGGAGAACGCGCCCGACAAGCCGCAATACCTGGAACTGACCTACCGCAACGGCGACATCGTCGCGCTGGACGGCGTCGAGATGACCCCGGCCACCGTGCTGGCGACCCTGAACCGTATCGGTGGCGAACACGGTATCGGCCGTCTCGACATCGTCGAGAACCGTTACGTGGGCATGAAGTCCCGTGGCTGCTACGAAACCCCTGGTGGCACCATCATGCTGCGCGCCCACCGCGCGATCGAATCGATCACCCTGGACCGCGAAGTGGCTCACCTCAAAGACGAGCTGATGCCCAAGTACGCCAGCCTGATCTACACCGGCTACTGGTGGAGCCCTGAGCGTCTGATGCTGCAGCAGATGATCGACGCTTCCCAGGTTCACGTTAATGGCGTTGTGCGCCTGAAGCTGTACAAGGGCAACGTGATCGTGACCGGTCGCAAGTCCGATGAGTCGCTGTTCGACGCCAACATCGCCACCTTCGAAGAAGACGGCGGTGCGTACAACCAGGCAGACGCGGCAGGCTTTATCAAGTTGAACGCATTGCGCATGCGCATTGCTGCCAACAAAGGTCGCTCGCTGTTCTAA
- a CDS encoding PA3496 family putative envelope integrity protein, which yields MSTGKEQLEVEDDLVESDDEGAETPVAEVAKTNLSKRRTIDNLLEERRLQKQLADYDFDL from the coding sequence ATGAGCACTGGCAAAGAGCAACTGGAAGTGGAAGACGACCTCGTTGAGTCGGACGACGAGGGGGCGGAGACACCTGTGGCAGAGGTCGCCAAGACCAATTTGAGCAAACGCCGCACTATCGACAATCTACTGGAAGAACGACGCTTGCAAAAACAGCTGGCCGATTACGACTTCGATCTCTGA
- a CDS encoding flagellar protein MotY, translated as MRQQYLALLSVFASLPAMALTFQTRLENIEWKVEGDQFECRLTQPITDFGSGEFVRRAGEQATFRLKAYNGSLGAGSATLLAAAAPWQPGRGDINLGAVRAGSGDVLFNSSQAQAGRLFNGLLEGRSPTVRHYGREGGYSEIRLLPVKFNKAYNDYQLCTAKLLPMNYDQVKQTEVGFPGGGIELDAAAKKKLDVILAFMKADPTVNHIELNGHSDNSGNRLTNRDVSRRRGLAVMDYFKANGIPESQITLRFHGESYPLAPNTNAANRARNRRVNIQLERVAAPENPAPQATSPSNPAHTS; from the coding sequence GTGCGCCAGCAATATCTAGCCCTGCTCAGTGTGTTCGCCAGCCTGCCTGCGATGGCCCTCACGTTCCAGACGCGTCTGGAGAATATTGAGTGGAAGGTGGAAGGCGACCAATTCGAGTGCCGCCTGACCCAGCCGATCACCGATTTCGGTTCGGGTGAGTTCGTGCGCCGGGCCGGCGAGCAGGCAACGTTTCGTCTGAAGGCCTACAACGGCTCGCTGGGCGCCGGTTCTGCCACCTTGCTGGCCGCCGCTGCACCGTGGCAGCCGGGGCGAGGGGATATCAACCTCGGCGCCGTGCGTGCCGGCAGTGGCGATGTGTTGTTCAACAGCTCCCAGGCCCAGGCCGGGCGTCTGTTCAATGGCTTGCTGGAAGGGCGTAGCCCGACCGTGAGGCACTATGGGCGCGAAGGCGGCTATTCGGAGATCCGCCTGCTGCCGGTCAAGTTCAATAAGGCCTACAACGATTACCAGCTGTGCACCGCCAAGCTGTTGCCGATGAATTACGACCAGGTCAAACAGACCGAAGTCGGCTTTCCCGGTGGCGGAATCGAGCTGGACGCGGCCGCCAAGAAGAAACTCGACGTGATTCTGGCATTCATGAAAGCCGACCCGACCGTCAACCATATCGAATTGAATGGCCATTCGGACAACAGCGGTAATCGTCTGACCAATCGAGACGTTTCGCGCCGTCGCGGCCTGGCGGTCATGGACTACTTCAAGGCCAACGGGATCCCGGAATCGCAGATCACCCTGCGTTTCCACGGTGAAAGCTACCCACTGGCGCCCAACACCAATGCGGCCAACCGGGCGCGCAACCGCCGCGTGAATATCCAGCTTGAACGCGTCGCAGCCCCCGAGAACCCGGCACCTCAGGCCACCAGCCCTAGCAACCCCGCGCACACGTCCTGA
- the metG gene encoding methionine--tRNA ligase, with protein MSEPRKILVTSALPYANGSIHLGHMLEYIQTDMWVRFQKHRGNQCIYVCADDAHGSAIMLRAEKEGITPEQLIANVQAEHSADFAEFLVDFDNFHSTHSEENRELSSQIYLRLKEAGHIDQRSVTQYFDPEKKMFLADRFIKGTCPKCGTEDQYGDNCEKCGATYAPTELKNPKSAISGATPVLKDSQHFFFKLPDFQQMLQTWTRSGTLQDAVANKLSEWLDSGLQQWDISRDAPYFGFEIPGEPGKYFYVWLDAPIGYMASFKNLCDRTPELDFDAFWNKDSTAELYHFIGKDIVNFHALFWPAMLEGSGYRKPTAIAVHGYLTVNGQKMSKSRGTFIKARTYLDHLSPEYLRYYYASKLGRGVDDLDLNLEDFVQKVNSDLVGKVVNIASRCAGFIHKGNAGLLVAENAASELTDAFLAAAPSIADAYEARDFARAMREIMGLADRANAWIADKAPWSLNKQEGKQAEVQAICATGVNLFRQLVIFLKPVLPLLAADAEAFLNVAPLTWNDHTTLLSNHQLNEFKPLMTRIDPVKVQAMTDASKEDLVASQTDTGSTAPAGNGELAKDPISAEIDFDAFAAVDLRVALIVKAEAVEGADKLLRLTLDLGGEQRNVFSGIKSAYPDPSKLDGRLTMMIANLKPRKMKFGVSEGMVMAAGPGGEEIYLLSPDSGAKPGQRIK; from the coding sequence ATGTCCGAGCCACGCAAGATCCTCGTCACCAGCGCCCTGCCCTATGCCAATGGTTCCATCCATCTTGGCCATATGCTTGAGTACATCCAGACCGATATGTGGGTGCGCTTCCAGAAGCATCGCGGCAATCAATGCATTTATGTCTGCGCAGACGACGCCCACGGTTCGGCCATCATGTTGCGCGCCGAAAAGGAAGGGATCACCCCGGAACAACTGATCGCCAATGTACAGGCTGAACATAGCGCCGACTTTGCCGAGTTCCTGGTGGACTTCGATAACTTCCACTCGACCCACTCCGAAGAAAACCGCGAGCTGTCGAGCCAGATCTACCTGCGCTTGAAAGAAGCCGGGCATATCGACCAGCGTTCGGTGACCCAGTATTTCGACCCGGAAAAGAAAATGTTCCTGGCCGACCGCTTCATCAAGGGCACCTGCCCGAAATGCGGCACCGAAGACCAATACGGCGACAACTGCGAGAAATGCGGTGCGACCTACGCGCCCACCGAGCTGAAGAACCCTAAGTCGGCAATCTCTGGCGCTACCCCGGTGCTCAAGGATTCCCAGCATTTCTTCTTCAAGCTCCCGGATTTCCAGCAGATGCTGCAAACCTGGACCCGCAGCGGCACCCTGCAGGACGCCGTGGCCAACAAGCTCTCCGAATGGCTCGACAGCGGCCTGCAGCAGTGGGACATCTCCCGCGATGCGCCGTACTTCGGGTTCGAGATCCCAGGCGAGCCGGGCAAGTATTTCTACGTGTGGCTGGATGCGCCGATCGGCTACATGGCCAGCTTCAAGAACCTGTGCGACCGCACGCCGGAGCTGGACTTCGACGCGTTCTGGAACAAGGATTCCACCGCCGAGCTATACCACTTCATCGGCAAGGACATCGTCAACTTCCACGCGCTGTTCTGGCCGGCCATGCTTGAGGGGTCGGGCTACCGCAAGCCGACCGCGATTGCCGTGCACGGCTACCTAACGGTCAATGGCCAGAAGATGTCCAAGTCCCGTGGCACCTTCATCAAGGCGCGCACCTACCTGGACCACTTGTCGCCGGAATACCTGCGCTACTACTACGCCTCCAAGCTGGGCCGGGGTGTCGATGACCTGGACCTGAACCTGGAAGACTTTGTACAGAAGGTCAACTCGGACCTGGTCGGCAAGGTCGTCAACATTGCCAGCCGTTGTGCCGGGTTTATCCACAAGGGCAACGCGGGCCTGCTGGTGGCCGAGAACGCTGCGTCGGAACTGACTGACGCGTTCCTGGCCGCCGCGCCAAGCATTGCCGATGCTTATGAAGCGCGCGACTTTGCCCGCGCCATGCGCGAAATCATGGGCCTGGCCGACCGTGCCAACGCCTGGATCGCCGACAAGGCACCGTGGTCGCTGAACAAGCAGGAAGGCAAGCAGGCGGAAGTCCAGGCGATCTGCGCCACGGGCGTCAACCTGTTCCGCCAACTGGTGATCTTCCTCAAGCCGGTGCTGCCGTTGCTGGCCGCCGACGCCGAGGCGTTCCTCAACGTGGCGCCGCTGACCTGGAACGATCACACCACGCTGCTCAGCAACCATCAGTTGAACGAGTTCAAGCCGCTGATGACCCGTATCGACCCGGTGAAAGTTCAGGCCATGACCGACGCTTCGAAAGAAGACTTGGTTGCCAGCCAGACCGATACCGGTTCGACCGCACCTGCTGGCAATGGTGAGTTGGCCAAGGACCCGATCTCTGCGGAAATCGACTTTGATGCTTTTGCTGCCGTGGACCTGCGTGTCGCGCTGATCGTCAAGGCCGAAGCCGTGGAGGGTGCCGACAAGCTGCTGCGTCTGACCCTGGACCTCGGTGGCGAGCAACGCAACGTGTTCTCCGGGATCAAGAGCGCTTATCCGGACCCGTCCAAGCTTGATGGTCGCCTGACCATGATGATCGCCAACCTCAAGCCTCGGAAAATGAAGTTCGGCGTTTCCGAAGGCATGGTGATGGCGGCCGGCCCTGGTGGGGAAGAGATCTACCTGCTCAGCCCTGACAGCGGCGCCAAGCCGGGCCAACGTATCAAGTAA
- the apbC gene encoding iron-sulfur cluster carrier protein ApbC, giving the protein MSAVNRAAVEAVLRQYTDPYLNQDPVSAGCVRAIDVQGDQVSVQLELGYAAGLFKSGLAQMLQMAIEGLNGVRSAKVDIQCVIAAHKAQAQIPGLANVKNVVAVASGKGGVGKSTTAANLALALAREGARVGILDADIYGPSQGVMFGIAEGTRPKVKDQKWFVPIESLGVEVMSMAFLTDDNTPMVWRGPMVSGALLQLVTQTAWGDLDYLVIDMPPGTGDIQLTLAQKVPVAGSVIVTTPQDLALLDARKGVEMFRKVNIPVLGVVENMAVHICSNCGHAEHLFGEGGGEKLATQYGVELLASLPLSMVIREQADGGKPTVAADPDGQIAMVYQELARHMGARIVLQEAAAPAMPTITVSDD; this is encoded by the coding sequence ATGAGCGCCGTCAATCGCGCAGCGGTGGAAGCCGTGCTTCGCCAGTACACCGACCCTTATTTGAACCAGGACCCGGTCAGTGCCGGCTGTGTGCGTGCCATCGACGTCCAGGGCGACCAGGTGTCGGTTCAATTGGAACTGGGTTACGCCGCCGGCCTGTTCAAGAGCGGTTTGGCGCAGATGCTGCAGATGGCCATTGAAGGCCTCAACGGCGTGCGTTCGGCCAAGGTCGACATCCAGTGTGTGATCGCCGCGCACAAGGCCCAGGCGCAGATCCCGGGCCTGGCCAACGTCAAGAACGTGGTGGCCGTGGCCTCGGGCAAGGGCGGCGTGGGCAAATCCACCACGGCGGCCAACCTGGCCCTGGCCCTGGCGCGCGAAGGTGCGCGCGTGGGCATCCTCGACGCGGATATCTATGGACCGAGCCAAGGCGTGATGTTCGGCATCGCCGAGGGCACACGGCCGAAGGTCAAGGACCAGAAGTGGTTCGTGCCAATTGAGTCCTTGGGCGTGGAAGTGATGTCCATGGCCTTCCTGACCGATGACAACACGCCGATGGTCTGGCGCGGGCCAATGGTCTCCGGCGCCTTGCTGCAACTGGTCACCCAGACCGCCTGGGGCGACTTGGACTACCTGGTGATCGACATGCCACCAGGCACCGGTGATATCCAACTGACCCTGGCACAGAAAGTCCCGGTGGCCGGTTCTGTGATCGTCACCACGCCCCAGGACCTGGCGCTGCTCGACGCGAGAAAAGGCGTGGAGATGTTCCGCAAGGTCAATATCCCGGTATTGGGCGTGGTGGAGAACATGGCAGTGCACATCTGCTCCAACTGCGGCCACGCCGAGCACCTGTTCGGCGAAGGCGGTGGCGAGAAGCTGGCCACCCAATATGGGGTGGAACTGCTGGCCTCATTGCCACTGTCGATGGTCATTCGTGAACAGGCTGACGGCGGCAAGCCGACGGTCGCGGCGGACCCTGATGGCCAGATCGCCATGGTTTACCAGGAACTGGCTCGCCATATGGGCGCGCGTATTGTGCTGCAGGAAGCCGCTGCGCCAGCGATGCCGACCATCACCGTCAGCGACGACTGA